From Ipomoea triloba cultivar NCNSP0323 chromosome 5, ASM357664v1, the proteins below share one genomic window:
- the LOC116019575 gene encoding rhomboid-like protein 20, which produces MNGGPSGFNNAPVTRALVIACALFTIVFGIQGRSSNLGWSYQDIFKKLQLWKLIVSVFAFSSTPELIFGAYLLYYFRVFERQIGSNKYSVFILFSVIVSLLLETIALKLLKVNCKYLFVGKIFPCCLSSFLCYQYSEFLFLQLLFSSWKRSILPGLCGILAGCLYRMNVFRIRRVKFPDFIASFFSRLSWPSTGSTSSPAPRNALGNVPSYASRQVEGNYAAPLSSAVEPPEESITMLVSMGFDRNSARQALIRARNDVNAATNILLESQ; this is translated from the exons ATGAACGGCGGCCCATCTGGATTCA ACAATGCGCCGGTGACGAGAGCGTTGGTCATTGCGTGTGCTCTCTTCACAATCGTCTTTGGGATTCAAGGCCGTTCCAGCAACCTCGGATGGTCTTATCAG GATATCTTCAAGAAACTTCAACTCTGGAAGCTAATTGTATCTGTATTTGCCTTTTCATCTACCCCAGAACTGATATTTGGAGCATATCTGCTCTACTACTTCCGTGTCTTTGAAAGGCAAATTGGTTCGAATAAGTATTCT GTCTTCATCCTATTCTCTGTTATAGTTTCTTTACTACTAGAGACCATTGCATTAAAACTTCTTAAAG TCAATTGTAAATACTTG TTTGTAGGAAAAATTTTTCCATGTTGCCTTTCCTCTTTTTTATGTTATCAGTACtctgaatttttgtttttgcagcTTCTTTTTTCATCTTGGAAAAGGTCTATTCTGCCGGGCCTCTGTGGAATTCTTGCTGGTTGCTTGTATCGTATGAATGTTTTCCGCATTCGGAGGGTCAAG TTTCCAGATTTTATTGCTTCCTTCTTCTCCCGACTTTCCTGGCCATCCACAGGGAGCACATCATCTCCAGCACCAAGGAATGCTTTGGGAAATGTGCCATCATATGCAAGTCGCCAAGTTGAG GGAAACTATGCTGCTCCTTTGTCTTCCGCCGTAGAGCCACCTGAGGAATCAATTACCATGCTAGTATCGATGGGCTTTGACAGAAACTCGGCTAGGCAGGCACTCATCCGTGCTAGAAATGACGTTAATGCTGCTACAAACATCCTTCTTGAATCACAGTGA